One genomic segment of Kiritimatiella glycovorans includes these proteins:
- a CDS encoding sulfatase: MNTTTALNHHGAALSRRGFLAGTGAAALAAGAAGGAPSFTGTRRANILLIVCDQLRLDAMSAYGCTDARTPNLDRLVQGGLSFTNHCCTNPVCGPNRSTIFTGRMTCETGVIRNGLPIRDGMPTMGEWFRQQGYETMYCGKWHLPEPYTHRIPGFDVLPVGHGEGDLVDPFVSRSVSAWLRNRPVRASQPFLVVAGFLQPHDICHWKLNARHYMNDRVPFEGLREAMPSLPPNLHLVPEMPRRLAQHNHLEGLTDLDWTQYRHVYFRQVEMLDAEVGRLLDALESSPHAKDTIVLFTSDHGEHAGCQEKVTKWTPFESSTTVPYIWYAPEHLPAGVVDREHLSSTLDLFPTFCGAAGIAPPGGVNGQNQFPLVQGNPMESREFAPGEFLFEGRYLRTTEFKYARYGDDPVEMLFDLRSDPLETNNLYRDPQYAETLRALRTLQQEYEAGLDKA, encoded by the coding sequence ATGAACACCACGACTGCATTGAATCATCACGGTGCGGCGTTATCCCGCCGGGGCTTTCTCGCCGGAACGGGCGCGGCGGCCCTCGCGGCCGGAGCGGCCGGCGGGGCGCCCTCTTTTACGGGCACCCGCCGGGCCAATATCCTGCTGATCGTCTGCGATCAGCTCCGGCTCGACGCCATGTCCGCCTACGGGTGCACCGATGCGCGCACACCGAACCTCGACCGCCTCGTTCAGGGTGGCTTGTCGTTCACGAATCATTGCTGCACCAATCCGGTCTGCGGCCCCAACCGCAGCACGATCTTCACCGGACGCATGACCTGCGAGACGGGCGTCATCCGCAACGGTCTTCCGATTCGAGACGGCATGCCGACCATGGGCGAGTGGTTCCGGCAGCAGGGCTACGAGACGATGTACTGCGGGAAATGGCATCTGCCGGAACCCTATACGCACCGGATTCCCGGATTCGACGTCCTTCCCGTCGGCCACGGCGAGGGCGACCTCGTCGATCCCTTCGTCTCGCGTTCGGTATCGGCCTGGCTCAGGAACCGTCCCGTCCGCGCCAGCCAGCCCTTTCTGGTCGTGGCCGGCTTTCTACAGCCGCACGACATCTGCCACTGGAAACTCAATGCGCGTCACTACATGAACGACCGCGTTCCGTTCGAGGGGCTGCGGGAGGCTATGCCGTCCCTGCCGCCCAACCTCCACCTCGTGCCTGAGATGCCGCGCCGGCTCGCGCAGCACAACCATCTCGAGGGGCTGACCGATCTCGACTGGACCCAGTACCGGCACGTCTATTTCCGCCAGGTGGAGATGCTCGACGCCGAAGTCGGGCGCCTGCTGGACGCGCTGGAGTCTTCCCCGCACGCGAAGGACACGATCGTCCTCTTCACCTCCGACCACGGCGAACACGCCGGCTGCCAGGAGAAGGTCACCAAGTGGACGCCCTTCGAGAGTTCGACGACCGTGCCGTATATCTGGTACGCGCCCGAACACCTGCCCGCCGGGGTCGTGGACCGCGAACATCTCAGCTCGACGCTCGACCTGTTTCCAACCTTCTGCGGCGCGGCGGGGATCGCCCCGCCCGGCGGAGTCAACGGACAGAACCAGTTTCCCCTCGTGCAGGGCAACCCGATGGAATCGCGGGAGTTTGCGCCGGGCGAATTCCTGTTCGAAGGTCGCTACCTGCGGACGACGGAGTTCAAATACGCGCGCTACGGCGATGACCCGGTCGAAATGCTCTTCGACCTGCGCAGTGATCCGCTGGAGACGAACAATCTCTACCGCGATCCGCAGTACGCCGAGACGCTGCGCGCACTGAGAACCCTGCAGCAGGAATACGAAGCCGGACTGGACAAAGCATGA
- the speA gene encoding biosynthetic arginine decarboxylase — protein MTVDTTAAESWGVRDAREVYGVRNWGAGYFDVSDGGEVLVCPDGSPDGARLSLRAVIEDLEERGVAMPVLLRLEDILASRIRTLNESFARAIREAGYRAGFRGVYPIKVNQQAQVVAAVARYGAPYHYGLEAGSKAELIAAMSVLRDPEALLICNGYKDEEFIDLGLYARKLGMSCVLVIESPGELPIILRRAAALGVRPSLGVRIKLSSSAGGRWSESGGDQSVFGLNTAQVVNLVDELRERGMLDGLHMLHYHVGSQIPNIRDIRNAVREAARVYAGLVREGAPMGLLDLGGGLAVDYDGSHTDFSSSRNYSMDEYTADIIEGVMSIMNEAGIDHPDIVTESGRAITAYYSVLLFNVLDVSRFECSPPSGALPEDSHESLRSLASIPETMTARNVQECYHDALYYRDEIRQLFQHGSLGLRQRAVAEQLFWHLMMKVVDTIRGMEYVPDDFEGLGQRVADVYYGNFSVFQSLPDAWAIDQLFPVMPLHRLDERPAREGMIADITCDCDGKLDRFIDLHDVRRTLPLHELRDGEEYYLGIFLVGAYQETLGDLHNLLGDTNVVSVHMDEDGSVEYVRDVEGDAVADVLDVVEYQSKDMVAGMRRLAEQAVRAKRITPRESRDIVNAYEAGLRGYTYYER, from the coding sequence ATGACGGTCGATACGACAGCAGCCGAATCCTGGGGCGTACGGGACGCGCGCGAAGTGTACGGGGTCCGCAACTGGGGCGCCGGGTATTTCGATGTCTCGGACGGCGGGGAAGTGCTCGTCTGTCCCGACGGGTCCCCCGACGGCGCGCGGTTGAGCCTGAGGGCCGTCATCGAAGACCTGGAAGAGCGCGGCGTGGCGATGCCGGTGCTGCTCCGGCTCGAGGATATTCTCGCCTCAAGGATCCGAACCCTGAACGAAAGCTTCGCGCGCGCGATCCGCGAGGCCGGCTACCGTGCCGGGTTTCGCGGCGTATACCCGATCAAGGTCAATCAGCAGGCGCAGGTGGTGGCCGCGGTCGCACGCTACGGGGCTCCGTACCACTACGGCCTCGAGGCGGGCAGCAAGGCGGAGCTGATCGCGGCGATGTCGGTGCTGCGCGATCCCGAGGCGTTGCTTATCTGCAACGGCTACAAGGACGAGGAGTTCATCGACCTCGGCCTGTATGCCCGCAAACTCGGCATGTCCTGCGTCCTGGTTATCGAGTCGCCCGGCGAACTTCCGATCATTCTCCGGCGCGCCGCGGCGCTGGGCGTGCGTCCGAGTCTCGGGGTGCGCATCAAGCTCTCCAGCAGCGCCGGAGGGCGCTGGTCGGAGTCCGGCGGGGACCAGAGCGTGTTCGGACTCAACACGGCGCAGGTCGTGAATCTCGTCGATGAACTCCGCGAACGCGGCATGCTCGACGGTCTGCACATGCTGCACTACCACGTCGGATCCCAGATCCCGAATATCCGCGACATCCGCAACGCCGTGCGCGAGGCGGCCCGGGTCTATGCGGGCCTGGTCCGGGAAGGGGCGCCCATGGGGCTGCTCGATCTCGGCGGGGGGCTGGCCGTGGATTACGACGGTTCGCATACCGACTTCTCCAGCAGCCGCAACTACAGCATGGACGAATATACGGCCGATATTATCGAGGGTGTGATGTCGATCATGAACGAGGCGGGCATCGACCATCCCGATATCGTGACGGAGTCCGGACGCGCCATCACGGCTTACTACTCGGTCCTGCTCTTCAACGTGCTCGATGTGAGCCGGTTCGAGTGCTCGCCGCCGTCCGGCGCGCTTCCGGAGGATTCGCATGAGTCCCTTCGCAGCCTGGCGTCGATTCCGGAAACCATGACGGCCCGGAACGTGCAGGAGTGTTATCACGACGCCCTGTACTACCGTGACGAGATACGCCAGCTCTTCCAGCACGGATCGCTCGGACTGCGGCAGCGCGCGGTCGCGGAACAGCTTTTCTGGCACCTCATGATGAAGGTGGTCGATACGATCCGCGGCATGGAGTACGTGCCGGATGATTTCGAGGGGCTGGGTCAGCGGGTGGCGGATGTCTACTACGGAAACTTCAGCGTGTTCCAGTCGCTGCCCGACGCATGGGCGATCGATCAGCTCTTCCCGGTCATGCCGCTGCACCGGCTCGACGAGCGCCCGGCACGGGAAGGGATGATCGCCGACATCACCTGCGACTGCGACGGCAAGCTGGACCGCTTCATCGATCTGCACGATGTGAGGCGTACGCTTCCGCTGCACGAACTCCGGGACGGCGAAGAGTACTACCTCGGCATCTTTCTGGTCGGGGCGTACCAGGAGACGCTCGGAGACCTGCACAATCTGCTGGGGGATACGAACGTCGTCAGCGTGCATATGGATGAGGACGGCAGCGTGGAGTACGTGCGCGATGTCGAAGGCGACGCGGTGGCGGACGTGCTGGATGTGGTGGAGTATCAATCCAAGGATATGGTCGCCGGCATGCGCAGACTCGCCGAGCAGGCGGTGCGCGCGAAACGCATCACCCCGCGTGAAAGCCGGGACATCGTCAACGCGTACGAAGCGGGACTGAGGGGGTATACCTACTATGAGAGATAA
- a CDS encoding MFS transporter, with protein sequence MTQKKPPQDNSGRLPRSRKFAYGLGGFCECFLQNNFNVIANPVLNIGLGVSPALVSTAMTIPRIWDAFTDPVMGSISDNFRSRHGRRRPFILLGGILTAISYAAIWWFPPGLSEMGYFFFFLGMLLLFYTCVTIFLVPYIALGFELTPDYNERTRVMGFKAFFSVSAGLAMNWMFWLTKRPVFPDIVEGMKWVGLGFGVVILICALTPAVFLRERILTASAAEHGAGPPKTGIVKSIKAALSTKPFLLILLCCVSVIIGVMSIMQVGLYLNIYYVCAGDQDFASQLQGIVGTCYQAASIATVPAVSWLGTHLGKRRALMTILSLGIIGSISTWFMLTPEMPYLQIVPLLFSAPAIGGLWILAPSMIADVCDYDEMHSRRRREGIFGAAFGWFTKLGSSAAILASGFALVWTGFDVSLETGQIPTTIVKMRLANAFIPAFAFLIAIIAIRKYFITEEMANDIRAKLGRNHEQNPETA encoded by the coding sequence ATGACGCAGAAAAAGCCGCCACAGGATAACTCCGGGCGTCTGCCGCGCAGCAGGAAATTCGCGTACGGCCTCGGCGGATTCTGCGAGTGCTTCCTCCAGAACAACTTCAACGTCATCGCCAACCCGGTACTCAATATCGGCCTCGGCGTGAGTCCCGCACTGGTCAGCACGGCGATGACGATCCCGCGCATCTGGGACGCCTTCACCGACCCGGTGATGGGGTCGATTTCGGACAACTTCCGCTCCCGGCACGGCAGGCGGCGGCCGTTCATCCTCCTCGGCGGAATATTGACGGCGATCTCGTACGCCGCCATCTGGTGGTTCCCCCCCGGGCTCTCGGAGATGGGCTACTTCTTCTTCTTTCTCGGGATGCTGCTTCTTTTTTACACCTGCGTGACGATCTTCCTGGTGCCGTACATTGCGCTCGGGTTCGAACTGACGCCGGACTACAACGAGCGGACCCGCGTGATGGGCTTCAAGGCGTTCTTTTCCGTCTCCGCCGGACTGGCGATGAACTGGATGTTCTGGCTGACCAAACGCCCCGTTTTCCCGGACATCGTCGAGGGCATGAAATGGGTCGGGCTCGGATTCGGGGTCGTGATCCTGATCTGCGCGCTGACCCCGGCGGTATTCCTGCGCGAGCGCATCCTGACCGCCTCCGCGGCCGAACACGGCGCCGGGCCGCCCAAGACGGGGATCGTGAAAAGCATCAAGGCGGCATTGAGCACGAAACCGTTCCTGCTGATCCTGCTCTGCTGCGTCAGCGTCATCATCGGCGTCATGTCGATCATGCAGGTCGGTCTGTACCTGAATATCTATTACGTCTGCGCGGGCGACCAGGATTTCGCTTCGCAGCTGCAGGGGATTGTCGGCACCTGCTACCAGGCGGCCTCGATCGCCACCGTCCCGGCCGTCTCGTGGCTCGGGACCCATCTCGGTAAACGCCGCGCGCTCATGACGATTCTTTCTCTGGGGATCATCGGGAGCATCTCGACCTGGTTCATGCTCACCCCCGAGATGCCCTATCTGCAGATCGTGCCGCTGCTGTTCTCCGCCCCCGCGATCGGAGGTCTGTGGATCCTGGCTCCCTCGATGATCGCCGACGTCTGCGACTATGACGAGATGCACAGCCGCCGTCGGCGGGAGGGCATCTTCGGGGCGGCGTTCGGGTGGTTCACCAAACTGGGCAGCTCGGCGGCGATCCTCGCCTCCGGCTTCGCCCTCGTCTGGACCGGGTTCGACGTCTCGCTGGAGACGGGACAGATCCCGACCACCATCGTCAAAATGCGCCTGGCGAACGCCTTTATTCCCGCCTTCGCCTTCCTCATCGCGATCATCGCGATCCGCAAATATTTCATCACGGAGGAAATGGCCAACGACATCCGCGCGAAACTGGGAAGAAACCATGAACAGAACCCGGAGACCGCCTGA
- a CDS encoding SDR family NAD(P)-dependent oxidoreductase has protein sequence MAGTIMMYGGTGGIGEACARELRGRGYGLHLVARSENRLQALAEELEAGFTAGDVNDTETFERAAEEAGRELAGLVYAVGTINLGSFSRLGREDYERDFRVNALGAALAVRSALPALKQSEQPASVVFFSSVAAARGFKWHASMGMAKAAVSGLTVSLAAELAPQVRINAVAPSLTRTPLAAGILSSEKTAAAIAAGHPLPRLGAAQDIAALTAFLVSSDADWITGQVIGVDGGRSTIAGQG, from the coding sequence ATGGCCGGAACAATTATGATGTACGGCGGGACGGGAGGCATAGGCGAGGCCTGCGCCCGCGAGCTTCGCGGGCGGGGATACGGACTGCATCTCGTCGCGCGCAGCGAAAACAGGCTGCAGGCTCTGGCTGAAGAGCTGGAGGCGGGCTTTACGGCGGGAGATGTAAACGACACCGAAACCTTCGAGCGGGCCGCGGAGGAAGCCGGCCGCGAACTCGCCGGACTGGTGTACGCCGTGGGAACCATCAATCTCGGGAGTTTTTCCCGTCTGGGAAGAGAGGATTACGAGCGCGATTTCCGGGTTAATGCGCTGGGGGCCGCGCTGGCGGTGCGTTCGGCGCTGCCGGCGCTTAAACAGAGCGAACAGCCGGCTTCGGTCGTGTTCTTTTCGAGTGTCGCCGCGGCGCGCGGATTCAAGTGGCATGCCTCCATGGGTATGGCCAAGGCCGCCGTGTCGGGACTGACCGTATCGCTTGCGGCGGAACTCGCGCCCCAAGTCCGGATCAATGCCGTGGCCCCCTCGCTGACGCGTACCCCGCTCGCCGCGGGAATCCTTTCCAGCGAAAAGACGGCCGCGGCGATCGCCGCCGGGCACCCCCTGCCGCGCCTGGGGGCGGCGCAGGACATCGCGGCGCTGACCGCCTTTCTGGTGTCGTCGGACGCGGACTGGATCACGGGCCAGGTCATCGGGGTCGACGGCGGCCGGTCGACGATTGCGGGGCAGGGGTGA